The following coding sequences are from one Leptolyngbya sp. NIES-3755 window:
- a CDS encoding anion-transporting ATPase (similar to AA sequence:cyanobase_aa:LBDG_20260) — MRVILMTGKGGVGKTSVAAATGLRCAELGYRTLVLSTDPAHSLADSFDLELGHEPKQVRPNLWGAELDALMELEGNWGAVKRYITQVLQARGLEGVQAEELAILPGMDEIFGLVRMKRHYDEGEFDVLIIDSAPTGTALRLLSLPEVGGWYMRKFYKPFQGISVALRPLVEPIFRPIAGFSLPDKEVMDAPYEFYEQIEALEKVLTDPTQTTVRLVMNPEKMVIKESLRAHAYLSLYNVATDLVVANRIIPDSVSDPFFQQWKENQRQYRQEIHNNFSPLPIKEVPLYSQEMCGLEALDRLKETLYANDEDPSQVYYKETTLRVVQDKNQYSLELYLPGIEKTQIELSKTGDELNVRIGNHRRNLVLPQALAALQPSGAKMEDDYLKIRFSDPARV; from the coding sequence ATGCGCGTAATTCTAATGACGGGAAAAGGCGGTGTCGGTAAAACTTCGGTGGCGGCTGCAACCGGACTCCGCTGTGCTGAATTAGGATACCGAACGCTGGTCTTGAGTACTGACCCAGCCCATTCACTCGCGGATAGTTTCGATCTGGAACTGGGACATGAGCCGAAACAGGTTCGCCCGAATCTTTGGGGGGCTGAACTGGATGCTTTGATGGAACTTGAGGGGAACTGGGGAGCGGTGAAGCGCTACATTACTCAAGTTTTGCAGGCGCGGGGATTGGAAGGGGTACAGGCGGAAGAATTGGCGATTTTGCCGGGAATGGATGAGATCTTTGGATTGGTGCGGATGAAGCGGCACTATGATGAAGGCGAATTTGATGTGCTGATTATTGATTCGGCTCCAACGGGAACAGCATTACGATTGCTGAGTTTGCCGGAAGTTGGGGGCTGGTATATGCGGAAGTTCTACAAGCCGTTTCAGGGAATTTCTGTCGCATTGCGTCCGTTGGTTGAACCGATTTTTCGCCCGATCGCTGGTTTTTCACTTCCAGACAAAGAGGTGATGGACGCGCCTTACGAATTTTATGAACAAATTGAAGCTTTAGAGAAAGTTCTTACCGATCCGACTCAAACCACAGTGCGGCTGGTAATGAACCCTGAAAAGATGGTGATCAAAGAATCACTCCGCGCCCATGCTTACTTGAGTTTGTACAATGTGGCAACTGATTTAGTCGTTGCAAATCGGATTATTCCGGATTCGGTTTCTGATCCATTTTTTCAACAGTGGAAAGAGAACCAGCGGCAGTATCGTCAGGAAATTCATAATAATTTCTCGCCGTTACCGATCAAGGAAGTGCCGTTGTATTCGCAAGAAATGTGTGGATTGGAAGCGCTCGATCGATTAAAAGAAACGCTTTACGCAAACGATGAGGACCCGTCGCAGGTGTACTACAAAGAAACAACTCTGCGCGTCGTTCAAGACAAGAACCAATACAGCTTAGAGCTATATCTACCAGGAATCGAAAAGACTCAAATTGAACTGAGCAAAACGGGCGATGAATTGAATGTCCGAATTGGCAATCATCGCCGCAATTTGGTTCTACCGCAAGCATTAGCAGCGTTGCAGCCGAGTGGCGCGAAGATGGAAGACGACTATCTCAAGATTCGATTTAGCGATCCGGCGAGAGTCTAG
- a CDS encoding hypothetical protein (similar to AA sequence:cyanobase_aa:LBDG_20280) encodes MVYSPPNPLPSPLPNPTPEPSPIPSPVPDPTPEPVPGTEPEPIPSPEPVPSPS; translated from the coding sequence ATGGTTTATTCGCCACCGAATCCGCTCCCGTCCCCGTTGCCGAATCCGACTCCTGAACCCAGTCCGATTCCAAGTCCCGTTCCCGATCCAACTCCTGAACCTGTACCGGGAACAGAACCAGAGCCGATTCCAAGTCCCGAACCTGTACCCTCTCCGTCCTAA
- a CDS encoding precorrin-6B methylase (similar to AA sequence:cyanobase_aa:LBDG_20310) has translation MPSPLWSYVTPGIPDDLFENLPGIPMSQREIRLLLLCQLRLKSNSVLWDIGAGTGTIPVEAGLLCPQGKIVAIERDEEVASLIQRNCDRFGVKNVEIIEGSAPECLKNLKKMPDRVCIEGGRSIKEILAEVWGHLKPQGRIVATAANLENLYKISESFAELHARNIEVVQSAINRLETRGTSQSFVAVDPIFVLSGEKLE, from the coding sequence ATGCCTTCTCCTCTTTGGTCGTATGTCACCCCTGGAATTCCTGATGATTTGTTTGAGAATCTGCCTGGAATTCCAATGAGTCAGCGTGAAATTCGGTTATTGCTTCTGTGCCAATTGCGGCTCAAATCGAATTCAGTCCTATGGGATATTGGAGCGGGAACGGGAACGATTCCAGTCGAAGCGGGGTTGCTTTGTCCTCAAGGGAAAATTGTCGCGATCGAGCGCGATGAAGAAGTTGCTTCTCTCATTCAACGAAACTGCGATCGCTTTGGGGTCAAGAACGTTGAAATCATTGAAGGCAGTGCTCCAGAGTGTTTGAAAAATCTGAAGAAAATGCCCGATCGCGTTTGTATCGAAGGAGGTCGATCGATTAAAGAGATTCTCGCGGAAGTGTGGGGACATCTTAAACCTCAAGGTCGAATCGTTGCTACTGCGGCAAATTTAGAGAATTTGTACAAAATTTCGGAGAGTTTTGCTGAGCTTCATGCTCGAAATATTGAGGTTGTACAATCTGCGATTAATCGGCTCGAAACCCGTGGTACTAGCCAATCCTTTGTTGCGGTTGATCCGATCTTTGTCCTCAGTGGTGAAAAGCTAGAGTGA
- a CDS encoding arginine decarboxylase (similar to AA sequence:cyanobase_aa:LBDG_20300): MNDCAPLLEILTTCAQSRNAAFHTPGHKRGRGSFEAFRELIGDRALRADLPELPELDNLFAPQGAIDEAQKLAAETFGADQTWFLANGSTCGMIAAILATCNPGDKILLPRNVHQSAISGLILSGAIPVFLPPEYDPILDIAHSVTPETVETALKQHPDAKAVLVIHPTYYGVCGDLKAIANLTHASGIPLLVDEAHGAHFAFHPDFPISAMSAGADLTVQSTHKTLSALTQASMLHVHGERIDRDRISRSLQLVQSTSPNYLLLASLDAARAQMAIEGKELMSQTLELADRARSRLKSILEFPNCVEIDRTRITATVSHLGLDGFTADELLQTFGVTAEFPSLQHLTFIVSLGNTETDIDRLIEAIDRLPISAPISSISGKFDQSSSIPPLSPREAFFAASRSIPIGQAIDQISAELICPYPPGIPVLLPGEKITETAIAQLRSVLDAGGFISGCSDPTLSRLKIVS; this comes from the coding sequence ATGAACGATTGTGCTCCGCTCTTAGAAATTCTGACAACCTGTGCCCAAAGCCGGAATGCCGCATTTCATACACCTGGACATAAACGGGGTCGAGGCAGTTTTGAAGCATTTCGGGAATTAATTGGCGATCGAGCTTTACGAGCCGATTTACCTGAATTGCCCGAACTCGATAATTTATTTGCGCCTCAAGGTGCGATCGACGAAGCCCAAAAATTAGCCGCAGAAACCTTTGGAGCCGATCAAACTTGGTTTCTAGCAAATGGTTCAACCTGCGGAATGATTGCGGCAATTCTCGCGACTTGTAATCCTGGCGATAAGATCCTTTTGCCTCGAAACGTTCATCAGTCTGCGATTTCTGGATTAATTCTGTCTGGCGCGATTCCGGTATTTTTGCCGCCTGAATATGATCCGATTCTCGATATTGCTCACAGTGTCACGCCTGAAACGGTTGAAACTGCTTTGAAACAACATCCCGATGCCAAAGCGGTTTTGGTCATTCATCCGACTTATTACGGGGTTTGTGGGGATTTGAAAGCGATCGCAAATCTGACTCATGCCTCTGGAATTCCACTATTAGTCGATGAAGCTCACGGGGCACATTTCGCCTTTCATCCCGATTTTCCAATTTCTGCGATGTCAGCGGGTGCGGATCTCACTGTTCAATCGACGCACAAAACATTATCAGCGCTCACACAGGCTTCAATGCTGCACGTTCACGGGGAGAGGATTGATCGCGATCGCATTTCTCGCTCTCTTCAGTTGGTTCAATCCACTAGCCCAAATTATCTGCTGCTTGCGTCTCTCGATGCCGCCCGTGCACAGATGGCAATTGAGGGCAAAGAGTTGATGAGTCAAACTTTAGAACTTGCCGATCGAGCTAGATCTCGGCTCAAATCGATTCTGGAATTTCCGAACTGTGTTGAAATCGATCGAACTCGAATCACCGCTACCGTTTCTCATCTCGGTTTAGATGGTTTCACTGCTGATGAATTGCTGCAAACTTTTGGAGTGACAGCGGAATTTCCATCGCTTCAGCATCTAACGTTTATTGTCAGTTTGGGAAATACAGAGACGGATATCGATCGACTCATTGAAGCCATCGATCGTCTTCCAATCAGTGCTCCAATTTCTTCAATTTCAGGAAAATTCGATCAATCTTCCTCAATTCCGCCCCTTTCGCCACGAGAAGCGTTTTTTGCGGCATCTCGATCGATTCCAATAGGGCAAGCGATCGACCAAATTAGCGCTGAGTTGATTTGCCCCTATCCGCCTGGAATTCCGGTTTTATTGCCAGGTGAAAAAATTACGGAAACTGCGATCGCACAACTTCGATCGGTACTTGATGCAGGTGGATTTATCAGTGGATGCAGCGATCCGACTTTGAGTCGATTAAAAATCGTTTCCTAA
- a CDS encoding GTP-dependent nucleic acid-binding protein EngD (similar to AA sequence:cyanobase_aa:LBDG_20270) — protein MLRAGIVGLPNVGKSTLFNAVVANAKAQAANYPFCTIEPNVGTVAVPDDRLNVLTGISKSVETIPARVEFVDIAGLVKGASKGEGLGNQFLANIREVDAIVHVVRCFDDDDIIHVAGSVDPVRDIEVINLELGLADLDQIDRRIERSRKQARSNKEAQQEVEVLERLSSALNEGKSARQVPMNEEEEALVKPLGLLSRKPVIYACNVSEEDLATGNEWVEQVRAVAAQENAQVVVISAQVESELVELPEDDRADFLASLGVEEGGLKSLIRATYKLLGLQTYFTTGPKETRAWTVKIGMLAPQAAGVIHTDFERGFIRAETVAYKDLVEYGSMNAAKEKGLVRSEGKEYAVQDGDVMLFRFNV, from the coding sequence ATGCTAAGAGCCGGGATTGTTGGTTTGCCCAACGTTGGAAAATCCACTTTATTTAATGCGGTCGTTGCCAATGCGAAAGCCCAAGCCGCCAACTATCCCTTTTGTACGATCGAGCCAAATGTGGGAACGGTTGCGGTTCCTGACGATCGCTTAAACGTCCTAACCGGAATCTCAAAATCGGTCGAAACGATTCCCGCACGAGTCGAATTTGTAGATATTGCAGGCTTGGTGAAAGGAGCCTCAAAGGGTGAAGGCTTGGGGAACCAGTTTTTGGCAAATATTCGAGAAGTGGATGCGATCGTTCATGTGGTTCGCTGTTTTGATGACGACGATATTATTCACGTCGCGGGATCGGTTGATCCAGTCCGGGACATTGAAGTGATTAATTTAGAACTAGGACTGGCGGATCTGGATCAAATCGATCGACGAATTGAACGCAGTCGGAAACAAGCTCGATCGAACAAAGAAGCTCAACAAGAAGTCGAAGTGCTAGAGCGTCTAAGTTCTGCACTGAATGAAGGCAAGTCTGCACGTCAAGTCCCAATGAACGAAGAAGAGGAAGCCTTAGTTAAACCTCTAGGCTTATTGTCTCGGAAGCCTGTGATTTACGCTTGCAATGTTTCGGAAGAGGATTTGGCAACGGGAAATGAATGGGTTGAGCAAGTTCGAGCCGTTGCTGCACAAGAAAATGCTCAAGTTGTCGTTATTTCTGCCCAAGTAGAATCCGAATTGGTGGAATTACCGGAAGACGATCGGGCTGATTTTCTGGCTTCACTGGGAGTTGAAGAAGGCGGATTAAAATCTTTGATTCGTGCCACGTATAAACTCTTAGGACTTCAAACCTACTTCACAACTGGACCGAAAGAGACTCGCGCTTGGACGGTCAAAATTGGAATGCTGGCTCCTCAAGCGGCTGGGGTGATTCACACCGATTTTGAGCGGGGCTTTATTCGAGCGGAAACGGTTGCTTATAAAGATCTGGTTGAATATGGATCAATGAACGCCGCGAAAGAAAAAGGATTAGTTCGGAGTGAAGGAAAAGAATACGCGGTGCAGGATGGCGATGTCATGTTGTTCCGATTCAATGTGTAG